One window of Rasiella rasia genomic DNA carries:
- a CDS encoding VCBS repeat-containing protein, which yields MIDKIFSCILLSTIIGLFGSCNTDKANQTNSYAESPLFLLIDGKDSGIDFINTSKETPNRHFGYYEYFYNGSGVAIGDINNDGLQDVFFAGNDTPNALYLNEGDLTFKNISKKAGIVSDNWSTGVTMVDINQDGLLDIYVCNSGPDAVDALLANQLYINNGDETFTESAAAYGIADISFSSQAVFFDYDKDNDLDLLVVNHSDVKYGKGIQGWEKSLSEKSEAEYKKSCNTLFRNNGNNTFTDITKEAGLFRPGFGLGVSISDFDENGFLDIYISNDYFVPDFLFFNVGNGTFKEGIQARTAHTSFYAMGCDAADINNDGLIDISVVDMTPADHYRNKTLMESMDVDRFNYLVNNRQIIPQYMYNTLSVNRGRGIFSEVAHLSGVAQTDWSWATLLADLDNDMQKDMYVTNGFKRDIKDNDWRIDFIERKKKDGIDAEIYFEELKKANSLPIPNYGFKNNGKLSFANKTEDWGLQTPSFSNGAAYGDLDNDGDLDLVVNNLEDVAFVYQNTTSEKEEHHFIQFELTNPTAPNSVLNAQVKIYAGGQTQLVEYQFVRGYYSSMQPLAHFGLGANTKVDKAEILWTDGTVTTLQNPSINKKHTVDKSQSKSTVATTQPPKPYFMDAISRAKEVTYKHTENNFDDFNKEILLPHKQAALGPAIAVGDVNGDSFDDFYVGGALGQPAQLYTQSNVEGFVRSVQPSFINDAKYEDTGALFFDADADGDLDLYVASGGGGDVATNKKLLQDRLYLNDGFGNFSKNSNALPEITSSTMNVTANDWDGDGDLDLFVAGRTTPGNYPVAPQSYLLVNEKGIFKNKTKTLAPQLEWAGMITSSCWTDINKDGRKDLLVVGEWMGIKAFINTQTGFKDQSKALGLSETTGWWYSIVAADFDKDGDEDVLVGNVGLNNKFHPSTEKPLHIFANDFDDNGTQDIVLSKLYKGKLTPVRGKECSTQQMPYLQERFPSYSDFASSTLVEIYSQEKLDQALHYQATTFASLYLENNGDHFAISELPVEAQLSPINDMTVFDFDKDGNLDVVLGGNMYGTEVETPAYDAGKGLFLQGNGDGTFTSIFEVNKSGVYMPNDVKNLELIFISTEKRPAILVANNNSALQLLAWIR from the coding sequence ATGATTGATAAGATTTTTAGTTGCATCCTTTTAAGTACAATTATAGGGCTGTTTGGCTCTTGTAATACAGATAAAGCCAATCAAACTAATAGCTATGCCGAGAGTCCGCTGTTTTTATTGATAGACGGAAAAGATTCGGGCATAGATTTTATAAACACATCAAAGGAAACACCAAATAGACATTTTGGGTACTATGAATATTTTTATAACGGTAGCGGTGTAGCTATCGGAGACATAAACAACGACGGATTACAAGATGTTTTTTTTGCCGGTAACGATACACCTAATGCACTATATTTAAATGAGGGGGATTTAACGTTTAAAAACATAAGTAAAAAAGCAGGTATAGTTTCAGATAATTGGTCTACAGGCGTTACGATGGTCGATATTAACCAAGACGGGCTGTTAGATATATATGTCTGCAACTCGGGTCCCGATGCCGTAGATGCGCTATTAGCGAATCAGCTTTATATTAATAATGGTGACGAAACTTTTACTGAAAGTGCAGCCGCTTACGGTATTGCTGATATTTCCTTCTCTTCTCAAGCCGTCTTTTTCGACTACGATAAAGACAATGATCTCGATTTGTTAGTAGTGAATCATTCAGATGTTAAATATGGAAAAGGAATTCAAGGCTGGGAAAAATCGTTATCTGAAAAATCTGAAGCCGAATATAAAAAGTCGTGCAATACACTTTTCAGAAATAATGGCAACAACACCTTCACAGACATAACAAAAGAAGCAGGGTTGTTTCGCCCAGGATTCGGACTTGGGGTGTCGATTTCAGATTTCGATGAAAATGGCTTTTTAGATATTTATATCTCCAACGATTATTTTGTTCCAGACTTTCTATTCTTTAATGTTGGAAATGGAACCTTTAAAGAAGGAATTCAGGCTAGAACGGCCCACACCTCTTTTTATGCCATGGGTTGCGATGCGGCAGACATTAATAACGACGGTTTAATAGACATTAGCGTGGTAGACATGACGCCAGCAGACCACTACAGAAATAAAACCCTCATGGAGTCTATGGACGTAGACCGTTTTAATTATCTGGTGAATAACAGACAGATAATTCCGCAATACATGTACAACACACTTAGCGTTAATAGAGGACGTGGTATTTTTAGTGAAGTAGCGCATCTTTCTGGTGTTGCACAGACAGATTGGAGTTGGGCTACCCTACTTGCAGATCTAGATAACGATATGCAGAAAGATATGTATGTCACCAACGGTTTTAAAAGGGATATTAAAGACAACGATTGGCGAATAGATTTTATTGAACGCAAAAAGAAGGACGGAATTGATGCCGAAATTTATTTTGAAGAGCTAAAAAAAGCAAACTCCTTACCCATACCTAATTACGGTTTTAAAAACAATGGAAAATTATCTTTTGCCAATAAAACAGAAGATTGGGGATTGCAAACACCTTCTTTCTCTAATGGTGCGGCTTATGGCGATTTAGATAACGATGGTGATTTAGACTTGGTGGTTAACAACTTAGAAGATGTGGCTTTTGTGTATCAAAACACAACTTCTGAAAAAGAAGAACATCATTTTATACAATTCGAATTAACCAATCCAACCGCTCCAAATAGCGTGTTAAATGCTCAGGTGAAAATCTATGCTGGCGGGCAAACTCAACTTGTAGAGTATCAATTTGTAAGAGGATACTATTCAAGCATGCAGCCGCTGGCACATTTTGGGTTAGGTGCGAATACAAAGGTTGATAAAGCCGAAATTTTATGGACTGACGGCACCGTTACAACCTTGCAAAATCCATCAATTAATAAAAAACATACAGTAGATAAATCTCAATCTAAAAGTACTGTTGCTACTACACAGCCTCCAAAGCCATATTTTATGGACGCAATTTCAAGAGCGAAAGAAGTGACGTACAAACACACAGAGAACAATTTCGACGATTTCAATAAAGAAATATTGTTGCCTCATAAACAAGCAGCATTGGGTCCTGCCATTGCAGTAGGAGATGTTAACGGCGATAGCTTCGACGATTTTTATGTAGGAGGAGCTTTGGGGCAGCCTGCCCAGCTATATACTCAGAGTAATGTAGAAGGTTTTGTGCGTTCTGTACAACCCTCTTTTATAAACGACGCCAAATATGAAGATACAGGTGCGCTATTTTTTGATGCAGATGCAGATGGCGATTTAGATTTGTACGTGGCAAGCGGTGGAGGTGGAGATGTTGCTACTAACAAAAAACTGCTACAGGATAGATTATATCTTAATGATGGCTTCGGAAATTTTAGTAAAAACAGTAACGCGTTACCAGAAATTACTTCTAGTACCATGAATGTCACCGCAAACGACTGGGACGGTGATGGCGATTTGGATCTTTTTGTTGCGGGTAGAACAACACCTGGTAACTATCCAGTTGCACCACAATCGTATCTCTTGGTAAATGAAAAAGGAATTTTCAAAAATAAAACCAAAACACTGGCACCACAGCTAGAATGGGCAGGGATGATAACATCCTCCTGTTGGACCGACATTAATAAAGATGGGCGTAAAGACTTATTAGTAGTAGGTGAGTGGATGGGTATAAAAGCATTTATAAATACTCAAACAGGTTTTAAAGACCAGTCTAAGGCACTTGGTTTGTCTGAAACCACTGGCTGGTGGTACAGTATTGTAGCAGCCGATTTCGATAAAGACGGAGATGAAGATGTGCTAGTAGGTAATGTTGGGCTCAACAATAAGTTTCACCCTTCAACAGAAAAGCCATTGCATATTTTTGCTAACGACTTTGATGATAATGGCACACAGGACATTGTTTTAAGTAAACTCTACAAGGGCAAACTCACCCCAGTAAGAGGTAAAGAGTGTTCTACACAACAAATGCCGTACTTACAAGAAAGATTTCCGTCGTATAGCGATTTCGCTTCATCTACGCTCGTAGAGATTTATAGTCAAGAAAAACTAGATCAAGCATTGCATTATCAAGCCACTACATTTGCAAGCCTTTATTTAGAGAATAATGGCGACCATTTTGCTATTTCAGAATTACCAGTTGAAGCCCAGCTTAGCCCAATTAATGATATGACCGTATTCGATTTTGATAAAGATGGCAATTTAGATGTGGTGCTTGGCGGCAATATGTATGGTACAGAGGTTGAAACTCCTGCCTACGATGCCGGAAAAGGTTTGTTTTTACAAGGAAACGGTGACGGAACATTCACCAGTATTTTTGAAGTCAATAAAAGCGGTGTCTATATGCCTAATGATGTAAAAAATCTTGAATTAATTTTTATTTCAACCGAAAAACGCCCAGCTATTCTTGTAGCGAATAACAATAGTGCACTTCAGCTATTGGCATGGATACGTTAA
- a CDS encoding lycopene cyclase domain-containing protein: protein MKYLYLWLNLGSFIIPFLFSFHPRLQFYKKWKGFFIGVVVMMAIFIPWDIVFTTNGFWGFNDAYITGYKFLNLPIEEWLFFICIPYACIFTHYSLLTLYPNFKFSKKVVNIVYVVLLSVLIVTLWYHYDKWYTFINFLYALVILGIVYNRNRQLLQPFFATYLVILIPFFIVNGVLTGSGTESPVVWYNNSENLGIRLLTIPIEDVIYNLGMLLTVLACTEYFSNKKTA from the coding sequence ATGAAGTACCTCTATCTTTGGCTAAACCTAGGGTCTTTTATTATTCCATTTCTTTTTAGTTTTCATCCCCGACTTCAATTTTACAAAAAGTGGAAAGGTTTTTTTATTGGAGTTGTGGTAATGATGGCAATTTTTATTCCGTGGGATATTGTTTTTACCACTAACGGTTTTTGGGGATTTAACGACGCTTATATTACGGGATACAAATTTTTAAATCTACCAATTGAAGAATGGCTCTTCTTTATTTGCATTCCCTACGCCTGTATTTTTACGCATTACTCGTTACTCACCTTATATCCAAACTTTAAGTTTTCAAAAAAAGTAGTTAATATAGTGTATGTGGTATTGTTATCGGTACTTATTGTAACGCTCTGGTATCATTATGACAAGTGGTATACCTTCATTAATTTTCTATATGCTCTTGTGATTCTTGGTATTGTTTACAACAGAAACAGGCAGCTCTTACAGCCCTTTTTTGCTACGTACTTAGTAATTTTAATTCCATTTTTTATTGTAAATGGCGTACTTACTGGTAGTGGAACTGAAAGTCCCGTTGTATGGTATAACAATTCAGAAAATCTAGGAATACGCTTACTAACTATTCCTATAGAAGATGTTATTTATAATCTAGGGATGCTTTTAACGGTTTTAGCATGCACTGAGTATTTCAGCAATAAGAAAACCGCTTAG
- a CDS encoding phytoene desaturase family protein, giving the protein MKQTIAIIGSGFSSLAAAAYLAKAGNDVTIYEKNSTVGGRARQLHKDGFTFDIGPTWYWMPDVFERFFADFGKKSSDYYDLIKLNPAYSVYFGENDFITIEDTLEKICIAFEKEEPGSSVQLKKFIAKAQDNYEIAIKDLVYRPGVSALELVTPVTMKKVGQFFSTIRKEVRREFKNKRLIAILEFPVLFLGAKPSNTPAFYSFMNYADFGLGTFHPKTGMYAVIQGMQQLAESLGVTIKTNAMVSAITVENKKATSLTCNGTKISADIILSGADYHHTETLLPQQHRQYTEHYWEKRTFAPSALLFYVGFDKKIEHVEHHTLFFDVDFDAHAYTIYDEPSWPEKPLFYASFPSKTDTASAPNGKEAGIFLIPLAPDLEDTSEIRDIYFEKIMTRFEKLTNQKVRNFVIFKESFCINDFIDDYNSYKGNAYGLANTLLQTAFLRPKLKSKKVDNLYFTGQLSVPGPGVPPSLISGKLVASLIEKHST; this is encoded by the coding sequence ATGAAGCAAACAATAGCAATTATTGGTTCTGGGTTTTCCTCTTTAGCTGCGGCAGCGTATCTCGCTAAGGCAGGAAACGATGTCACTATATACGAAAAAAACAGCACCGTTGGCGGACGGGCGAGACAGTTACACAAAGACGGTTTCACCTTCGACATTGGTCCTACTTGGTATTGGATGCCCGATGTGTTTGAGCGCTTTTTTGCAGATTTCGGTAAAAAGTCATCAGATTATTACGATCTCATAAAACTTAATCCGGCATATTCGGTTTATTTTGGCGAGAACGATTTTATTACGATAGAAGATACTCTAGAAAAAATCTGTATTGCGTTTGAAAAGGAAGAGCCTGGAAGCTCAGTTCAACTTAAAAAATTTATTGCTAAAGCTCAAGATAACTATGAGATTGCAATTAAAGACTTGGTGTACAGACCGGGAGTTTCGGCTTTAGAATTGGTAACACCTGTTACTATGAAAAAAGTAGGGCAATTTTTTAGCACCATTCGAAAGGAAGTTCGTCGCGAGTTTAAAAATAAACGATTAATTGCCATTTTAGAATTTCCAGTATTGTTCTTAGGGGCAAAACCTTCTAACACGCCGGCGTTCTATAGCTTTATGAATTACGCCGATTTTGGACTTGGTACGTTTCATCCAAAGACTGGAATGTATGCTGTGATACAAGGTATGCAGCAGCTTGCAGAAAGCTTAGGGGTTACCATTAAGACCAATGCTATGGTAAGTGCTATTACCGTAGAAAATAAGAAAGCAACGTCACTTACTTGTAATGGCACTAAAATTTCCGCAGATATAATCTTAAGTGGTGCCGATTATCATCATACTGAAACGTTACTACCACAGCAACATAGGCAGTATACTGAACATTATTGGGAGAAGCGAACATTTGCACCTTCTGCCCTATTGTTTTATGTGGGATTCGACAAAAAAATAGAACATGTAGAGCATCATACGTTATTCTTTGACGTAGATTTTGATGCGCATGCGTATACCATTTACGATGAGCCCTCATGGCCAGAAAAGCCTTTGTTCTATGCTAGCTTTCCATCAAAGACAGACACGGCAAGTGCTCCTAATGGGAAGGAAGCTGGGATTTTTCTAATACCCTTAGCTCCAGACCTTGAAGACACATCAGAAATACGCGACATTTATTTTGAAAAAATAATGACTCGATTTGAAAAACTCACAAACCAGAAGGTGAGAAATTTCGTTATATTTAAAGAGTCATTTTGCATAAACGATTTTATAGACGATTACAATTCGTACAAAGGAAATGCATACGGTTTGGCAAACACATTATTACAGACCGCTTTTTTAAGACCAAAACTAAAAAGTAAAAAGGTAGATAATTTATATTTCACAGGGCAATTATCGGTACCAGGCCCAGGTGTACCACCCTCGTTGATTTCAGGAAAGTTAGTTGCCAGTTTAATTGAAAAACACTCTACGTGA
- a CDS encoding shikimate kinase has product MKIVLIGYMGSGKTAVGQQLAEVLGVPFLDLDTQIEEATQLSVSEIFEKKGEIFFRRKEFETLQNLLTADTSFVLATGGGTPCYGTSMQQIKEAANTKSVFLHASLEVLSKRLFIEKSKRPLIAHLETEVLLNDFIRKHIFERNFYYQQATFKVDANNEVAAVVAAIVIQLF; this is encoded by the coding sequence ATGAAAATAGTTCTAATAGGATACATGGGTAGCGGGAAAACTGCGGTGGGACAACAACTGGCAGAAGTGCTTGGGGTGCCATTTTTAGATTTAGACACGCAAATTGAAGAGGCCACACAGCTGTCTGTTTCTGAAATTTTTGAAAAAAAAGGAGAAATTTTCTTCCGAAGAAAGGAATTTGAAACGCTACAAAACTTATTGACGGCAGATACTTCGTTTGTGTTGGCAACGGGTGGAGGAACTCCTTGTTATGGCACCAGCATGCAACAGATAAAAGAGGCTGCCAATACAAAAAGTGTTTTCTTACATGCGTCGTTAGAGGTGCTTTCCAAAAGATTGTTCATAGAGAAATCGAAAAGACCACTTATAGCACATCTAGAAACGGAAGTGCTATTAAACGATTTTATTAGAAAACATATTTTTGAGCGTAATTTTTATTACCAACAAGCAACTTTTAAAGTGGATGCTAACAATGAAGTAGCAGCTGTAGTCGCGGCTATTGTTATACAACTATTCTAA
- a CDS encoding phytoene/squalene synthase family protein, with protein sequence MKELFDIVSHRCSKEVTNAYSTSFSLATKMLAPSIRQDIYNIYGFVRFADEIVDSFHDYDKETLFNRFEVDLDVALAEKISLNPILNSFQHTVHEYNIDKELITAFMKSMRLDLSKSEYLTEKEYKEYIYGSADVVGLMCLKVFVQGDSKKYESLKSSAMHLGSAFQKVNFLRDLKEDFEGLSRTYFPNTNLNALDEESKNRIIEDIEDDFRKGYQGILKLPTEAKFGVFMAYRYYRKLLKKLAKTPALEIKNSRIRVPNYQKFGLLTRSYVKYQLKLVR encoded by the coding sequence GTGAAAGAACTTTTCGACATAGTATCGCACCGTTGTAGCAAAGAAGTTACAAATGCCTATAGCACCTCATTTTCTTTGGCAACGAAAATGTTAGCACCTAGTATTCGTCAGGATATTTATAATATTTATGGGTTCGTTCGCTTTGCCGATGAGATTGTAGATAGCTTTCATGACTATGATAAAGAAACCTTGTTTAATAGGTTTGAAGTTGATTTAGATGTGGCCTTAGCCGAAAAAATAAGTCTTAACCCAATTTTAAATTCATTTCAACACACGGTACATGAGTATAACATAGACAAAGAGTTAATCACCGCTTTTATGAAGAGCATGCGTTTAGATCTAAGCAAGTCTGAATATTTAACTGAAAAAGAGTACAAAGAATACATCTATGGCTCGGCAGATGTGGTAGGTCTAATGTGTTTAAAGGTGTTTGTTCAAGGGGACAGTAAAAAATATGAAAGTTTAAAATCTTCTGCCATGCATTTAGGTTCTGCTTTTCAAAAGGTTAATTTTTTGCGCGATTTGAAAGAAGACTTTGAAGGATTAAGCAGAACATATTTTCCTAATACCAACTTAAATGCCTTAGATGAGGAATCTAAAAACCGAATTATCGAAGATATTGAAGACGATTTCAGAAAAGGATATCAAGGTATTTTAAAATTGCCTACAGAAGCAAAGTTTGGTGTTTTTATGGCATATAGGTATTATCGAAAATTACTGAAAAAGTTGGCAAAAACTCCTGCATTAGAAATTAAGAATTCTCGCATACGCGTGCCCAACTATCAAAAATTCGGACTTCTTACTAGAAGCTATGTGAAATATCAACTGAAATTAGTACGTTAG
- a CDS encoding MerR family transcriptional regulator — protein sequence MLVKTKFSIKDLENLSGIKAHTIRIWEKRYALLTPSRTDTNIRYYNLDNLKRLLNVTFLYQHGYKISKIKGLSRDALVDLVKELAKTNDAEHSVYDFKMAMFQFDQHLFATTYERLLENRTFPEVFEEVFIPLLTELGILWQVGTIDPCHERFVSEMIKQKIVLNIEKQYSKSILVNPPTIALFLPYREIHDIGLVYANYMCISQGMNTIYLGGNISMNSLKEVLKHHENIIFLTYLTVEPSYLSIVDFCEQYNELIGVKNKNLLWLMGSKTHPQKQNELPKNVKLIKSIPELSEALKILKNSQS from the coding sequence ATGCTTGTAAAAACAAAATTCAGTATAAAAGACCTTGAAAACCTGAGTGGCATAAAGGCCCATACCATACGTATTTGGGAGAAGCGGTATGCGTTATTAACACCATCTCGTACCGATACAAACATAAGGTACTACAATCTAGACAATTTAAAACGTTTGCTTAATGTTACCTTTTTGTACCAACATGGTTACAAAATCTCTAAGATTAAGGGGCTAAGCAGAGATGCGCTTGTAGATTTGGTTAAAGAACTTGCTAAAACAAATGATGCAGAACATTCGGTATACGATTTTAAAATGGCCATGTTTCAATTCGACCAACACTTGTTTGCCACAACATATGAGCGTTTATTAGAGAATAGAACATTTCCTGAAGTGTTTGAGGAGGTATTTATACCCTTACTCACAGAATTAGGTATTCTTTGGCAAGTTGGCACCATAGACCCTTGTCATGAGCGCTTTGTTTCTGAAATGATAAAGCAGAAAATTGTTCTAAATATTGAAAAGCAATATTCAAAATCTATTTTAGTAAACCCTCCTACCATAGCACTTTTTCTGCCTTATCGCGAAATTCATGATATAGGCTTAGTGTATGCAAATTATATGTGTATTAGTCAGGGTATGAATACTATCTATTTGGGCGGAAACATCTCTATGAATAGTCTAAAGGAGGTATTAAAACACCATGAGAACATAATTTTTCTTACCTACTTAACAGTAGAACCTTCTTACCTAAGTATTGTTGATTTTTGTGAGCAGTACAACGAACTTATAGGTGTAAAGAATAAAAATTTGTTATGGCTTATGGGAAGTAAAACCCATCCTCAAAAACAGAATGAATTACCTAAAAATGTTAAACTGATTAAAAGTATCCCTGAACTTAGCGAAGCCCTTAAAATCTTAAAAAATAGCCAAAGTTGA
- the recQ gene encoding DNA helicase RecQ, translating into MAEIDLYAALKKHFGFTKFKGLQEKVVQSVLAQENTFVIMPTGGGKSLCYQLPALMQPGTAIVVSPLIALMKNQVDALRALSSEEGVAHVLNSSLNKTEVKKVMSDIELGITKLLYVAPESLTKEEYVSFLQQQTISFMAIDEAHCISEWGHDFRPEYRNLRKIIMRIGDNIPIIGLTATATPKVQEDILKNLGIQSANTFKASFNRPNLFYEIRPKTKNVDADITRFVKQYEGKSGIIYCLSRKRVEELAQTLQVNGVKAIPYHAGLDAKTRVRHQDMFLMEDADVVVATIAFGMGIDKPDVRFVVHNDIPKSIESYYQETGRAGRDGGEGYCLAFYSYKDIEKLEKFMSGKPVAEQEIGHALLQEVVAFAETSMSRRKFILHYFGEAFDNETGEGGDMDDNMRNPKKQNEAKANVGKLLKVVNETNQQYKGKEVVNVLIGKVNAMIKSHRTDQQEFFGIGSDQTPEYWMALLRQVLVAGMLSKDIETYGVIKITEKGKEFLASPVSFMMTEDHSYKQANDDTIVTNQKGSGAVSDEVLFKLLKAERKRVADSLSLPPYVIFQDPSLEDMALKYPISLEELANVHGVGEGKAKKYGKSFVSLILNYVTENDITRPDDFVVKSTGTNSALKLYIIQNVDRKLALDDIADAKGIEMDALFNEMEAIVYSGTKLNLDYWVDETLDEEQQEELHDYFIESESDNIEAAMEEFDGDYDVDELRLYRLKFMSEVGN; encoded by the coding sequence GTGGCTGAAATTGATTTATACGCAGCACTAAAAAAACATTTTGGCTTTACAAAATTTAAAGGCCTTCAAGAAAAAGTAGTGCAGAGCGTGTTGGCTCAGGAAAATACTTTCGTAATTATGCCCACTGGAGGGGGTAAATCGCTATGCTACCAGCTCCCTGCATTAATGCAGCCTGGTACAGCGATTGTAGTTTCCCCTTTAATAGCTCTCATGAAAAATCAGGTGGATGCGCTTCGGGCCCTTTCTTCTGAAGAAGGTGTAGCACATGTGCTGAACTCATCCCTTAATAAAACTGAAGTCAAAAAGGTGATGAGCGATATAGAACTTGGAATCACTAAACTATTGTACGTCGCTCCAGAATCGCTTACCAAAGAAGAGTACGTTTCTTTTTTACAGCAACAGACAATCTCTTTTATGGCTATAGACGAAGCCCATTGCATAAGTGAATGGGGACACGATTTTAGACCAGAGTATAGAAATTTGCGTAAAATTATAATGCGAATAGGTGATAATATCCCAATTATCGGACTCACCGCAACGGCTACACCAAAAGTACAAGAAGATATACTGAAAAATTTAGGAATTCAAAGCGCCAATACCTTTAAAGCTTCTTTTAATAGACCTAATTTATTCTACGAAATACGCCCAAAAACAAAAAATGTAGACGCAGATATTACTCGTTTTGTAAAACAATACGAAGGTAAAAGTGGAATTATCTATTGTCTAAGCAGAAAGCGAGTAGAAGAACTTGCACAAACTTTACAAGTTAATGGTGTGAAAGCCATACCATATCACGCAGGGTTAGACGCAAAAACCCGAGTACGCCATCAAGATATGTTTTTAATGGAAGACGCCGATGTGGTAGTGGCTACCATCGCCTTTGGTATGGGAATCGACAAGCCCGATGTGCGTTTTGTGGTGCATAATGATATTCCCAAAAGTATTGAAAGCTACTACCAAGAAACCGGACGTGCAGGGCGTGATGGTGGAGAAGGATACTGTTTGGCCTTTTATAGCTATAAAGACATAGAAAAGCTTGAAAAATTTATGAGTGGCAAACCCGTGGCAGAACAAGAAATTGGCCATGCTTTGTTACAAGAAGTGGTTGCATTTGCAGAAACCTCTATGTCGCGCAGAAAGTTTATACTACACTATTTTGGTGAGGCATTCGACAACGAGACGGGTGAAGGTGGTGATATGGATGACAATATGCGAAATCCTAAGAAGCAAAACGAAGCCAAAGCTAATGTAGGCAAATTGCTCAAAGTGGTAAACGAAACCAACCAGCAGTATAAGGGAAAAGAAGTGGTAAATGTGCTCATCGGAAAGGTGAACGCCATGATTAAATCACACCGCACAGATCAGCAAGAATTTTTCGGAATAGGAAGCGACCAAACCCCCGAATACTGGATGGCATTGCTGAGACAAGTATTAGTTGCAGGAATGCTTTCAAAAGATATTGAAACCTACGGAGTCATAAAAATTACTGAAAAAGGAAAAGAATTTCTAGCGAGTCCTGTTTCATTTATGATGACCGAAGATCATTCGTATAAACAGGCAAATGACGATACCATTGTCACCAACCAGAAAGGAAGTGGAGCGGTTTCTGATGAAGTGCTATTTAAACTGCTTAAGGCAGAACGTAAGCGAGTAGCCGATAGTCTAAGTTTACCACCATATGTTATTTTTCAAGACCCTTCGCTCGAAGATATGGCACTTAAATACCCAATATCCCTAGAAGAATTGGCTAACGTACACGGTGTGGGAGAAGGCAAGGCTAAGAAATATGGTAAATCTTTTGTCTCTCTTATTTTAAATTATGTTACCGAAAACGATATCACTCGTCCAGACGATTTTGTCGTGAAATCTACTGGAACCAATAGTGCTTTAAAGCTTTATATCATTCAGAATGTAGATAGAAAACTTGCTTTAGACGATATTGCCGATGCCAAAGGAATTGAAATGGACGCTTTGTTCAATGAAATGGAAGCTATTGTGTATAGCGGTACAAAGCTTAATTTAGATTATTGGGTAGATGAAACATTAGATGAAGAACAGCAAGAAGAGCTTCACGATTATTTTATAGAATCTGAAAGTGATAATATTGAAGCAGCCATGGAAGAATTTGATGGCGATTATGATGTTGATGAATTAAGATTATACCGTCTTAAATTTATGAGTGAGGTAGGAAACTAA
- a CDS encoding sterol desaturase family protein: MNTVFWILILVGTFCIMEFMAWFTHKYVMHGFLWSLHKDHHKKDHNSWWERNDFFFIFYAAVSIGCFIGWQYYGFWAGLPIGLGIFAYGVAYFMVHDIFIHQRFKLFRNANNWYAKGIRRAHKIHHKHLGKDKGECFGMLVPPLKYFKK, from the coding sequence ATGAATACGGTTTTTTGGATATTAATTTTGGTTGGCACTTTTTGCATCATGGAATTTATGGCGTGGTTTACGCACAAGTATGTTATGCACGGATTTTTATGGAGTTTGCATAAAGATCATCATAAAAAAGACCACAACAGTTGGTGGGAGCGAAATGACTTCTTCTTTATTTTTTATGCAGCAGTAAGTATTGGATGTTTTATAGGTTGGCAATATTATGGGTTCTGGGCAGGGCTACCTATTGGCCTGGGTATTTTTGCTTATGGAGTTGCCTATTTTATGGTTCATGATATCTTTATACACCAACGTTTTAAGCTTTTTAGAAACGCTAACAATTGGTACGCAAAAGGTATAAGAAGGGCGCATAAAATTCATCACAAACATTTAGGAAAAGACAAAGGAGAATGTTTTGGCATGTTAGTTCCTCCATTAAAATATTTCAAAAAATAA